A part of Saimiri boliviensis isolate mSaiBol1 chromosome 11, mSaiBol1.pri, whole genome shotgun sequence genomic DNA contains:
- the PUSL1 gene encoding tRNA pseudouridine synthase-like 1 isoform X2 — translation MRKSVTVPRARAGDRLPRRWLGSAMGSAPAAGSVRARYLVYFQYVGTGFNGVAAVRGAQRAVGVQNYLEEAAERLNSVEPVRFTVSSRTDAGVHALSNAAHLDVQRRSGRPPFPPEVLTEALNTHLRHPAIRVLRAFRVPGDFHARHAATSRTYLYRLVTGCHRSDELPVFERNLCWALRADRLDVASMQEAAQHLLGTHDFSAFQSAGSPVPSPVRTLRRVSVSPGLAGPLVTPQESRKLQFWSLEFEGQSFLYRQVRRMTAVLVAVGLGALAPAQVKTILESQDPLGKHQTRLAPAHGLFLKSVLYGSLDAASCTLQGPQFESHE, via the exons ATGCGCAAGAGCGTGACCGTGCCGCGTGCGCGCGCCGGAGACCGCCTCCCGCGCCGCTGGCTGGGCTCGGCCATGGGTTCGGCGCCGGCCGCGGGCTCGGTGCGCGCGCGCTACCTCGTGTACTTCCAGTACGTGGGCACCGGCTTTAA CGGGGTGGCAGCCGTGAGGGGCGCCCAGCGCGCCGTCGGGGTCCAGAACTACCTGGAG GAGGCCGCCGAGCGGCTCAATTCCGTGGAGCCGGTCAGGTTCACCGTCTCCAGCCGCACAGACGCCGGGGTCCACGCCCTGAGCAACGCGGCGCACCTGGACGTCCAGCGCCGCTCCGGCCGGCCGCCCTTCCCGCCCGAGGTCCTGACCGAGGCCCTCAACACCCACCTGCGGCACCCGGCCATCAG GGTCCTGCGGGCCTTCCGAGTGCCCGGCGACTTCCACGCTCGCCACGCGGCCACGTCCCGGACCTACCTGTACCGCCTGGTCACTGGCTGTCACCGGTCTGACGAGCTGCCCGTGTTTGAACGCAACCTATGCTGGGCTCTCCGGGCAGA CCGCCTAGACGTGGCCTCCATGCAAGAAGCGGCCCAGCACCTCCTCGGCACACACGACTTCAGCGCCTTCCAGTCGGCCGGCAGCCCCGTACCAAGCCCCGTGCGGACACTGCGCCGTGTCTCCGTGTCCCCAGGCCTGGCCGGCCCCTTGGTCACCCCCCAGGAGAGCAG GAAGCTGCAGTTCTGGAGCCTAGAGTTTGAGGGCCAGTCCTTCCTGTATAGACAG GTACGGAGGATGACAGCTGTGCTGGTGGCTGTGGGGCTGGGGGCTTTGGCACCTGCCCAGGTGAAGACAATTTTGGAGAGCCAAGACCCCCTGGGCAAGCACCAGACACGCCTGGCCCCAGCCCACGGCTTATTCCTGAAGTCAGTTCTGTACGGGAGCCTTG ATGCTGCTTCCTGCACCCTGCAGGGGCCACAGTTTGAGAGCCATGAATGA
- the INTS11 gene encoding integrator complex subunit 11: MPEIRVTPLGAGQDVGRSCILVSIAGKNVMLDCGMHMGFNDDRRFPDFSYITQNGRLTDFLDCVIISHFHLDHCGALPYFSEMVGYDGPIYMTHPTQAICPILLEDYRKIAVDKKGEANFFTSQMIKDCMKKVVAVHLHQTVQVDDELEIKAYYAGHVLGAAMFQIKVGSESVVYTGDYNMTPDRHLGAAWIDKCRPNLLITESTYATTIRDSKRCRERDFLKKVHETVEHGGKVLIPVFALGRAQELCILLETFWERMNLKVPIYFSTGLTEKANHYYKLFIPWTNQKIRKTFVQRNMFEFKHIKAFDRAFADNPGPMVVFATPGMLHAGQSLQIFRKWAGNEKNMVIMPGYCVQGTVGHKILSGQRKLEMEGRQVLEVKMQVEYMSFSAHADAKGIMQLVGQAEPENVLLVHGEAKKMEFLKQKIEQELRVSCYMPANGETVTLPTSLSIPVGISLGLLKREMAQGLLPEAKKPRLLHGTLIMKDSNFRLVSSEQALKELGLAEHQLRFTCRVHLHDTRKEQETALRVYSHLKSILKEHCVQHLPDGSVTVESILIQAAAPSEDPGTKVLLVSWTYQDEELGSFLTSLLKKGLPQAPS, translated from the exons GGGCTGGCCAGGATGTGGGCCGAAGCTGCATCCTGGTGTCCATCGCAGGCAAGAACGTCATGCTGGACTGTGGGATGCACATGGGCTTCAATGACGAC CGGCGCTTCCCTGACTTCTCCTACATCACTCAGAACGGCCGCCTCACAGACTTCCTGGACTGTGTGATTATCAG CCACTTCCACCTGGACCACTGTGGGGCACTCCCCTACTTCAGCGAGATGGTGGGCTACGACGGGCCCATCTACATGACGCACCCTACCCAGGCCATCTGCCCCATCCTGCTGGAGGACTACCGCAAGATCGCCGTGGACAAGAAGGGCGAGGCCAACTTCTTCACCTCCCAGATGATCAAAGACTGCATGAAGAAGGTGGTGGCCGTCCACCTCCACCAGACAGTCCAG GTGGATGACGAGCTGGAGATCAAGGCCTACTATGCAGGCCATGTGCTGGGGGCAGCCATGTTCCAGATTAAAGTGGGCTCAGAGTCTGTGGTCTACACG GGTGATTACAACATGACCCCAGACCGACACTTGGG AGCTGCCTGGATTGACAAGTGCCGCCCCAACCTGCTCATCACAGAGTCCACGTATGCCACGACCATCCGAGACTCCAAGCGCTGCCGGGAGCGAGACTTCCTGAAGAAAGTCCACGAGACCGTGGAGCATGGTGGGAAG GTGCTGATCCCCGTGTTCGCGCTGGGCCGCGCCCAGGAGCTCTGCATCCTGCTGGAGACCTTCTG GGAGCGCATGAACCTGAAGGTGCCCATCTACTTCTCCACGGGTCTGACTGAGAAGGCCAACCACTACTACAAGCTGTTCATCCCCTGGACCAACCAGAAGATCCGCAAGACTTTCGTGCAGAGGAACATGTTCGAGTTCAAACACATCAAGGCCTTTGACCGGGCTTTTGCTGACAACCCAGGGCCAATG GTTGTGTTTGCCACGCCAGGAATGCTGCACGCCGGGCAGTCCCTGCAGATCTTCCGGAAATGGGCAGGAAACGAGAAGAACATG gtCATCATGCCCGGCTACTGCGTGCAGGGCACCGTGGGCCACAAGATCCTCAGTGGACAGCGGAAGCTGGAGATGGAGGGGCGGCAGGTG CTGGAGGTCAAGATGCAGGTGGAGTACATGTCATTCAGTGCCCATGCGGACGCCAAGGGCATCATGCAGCTGGTGGGCCAGGCAGAGCCGGAAAACGTGCTGCTGGTGCATGGCGAGGCCAAGAAGATGGAGTTCTTGAAGCAGAAGATTGAGCAGGAGCTCC GGGTCAGCTGCTACATGCCGGCCAATGGCGAGACGGTGACGCTGCCCACGAGCCTCAGCATCCCCGTAGGCATCTCGCTGGGGTTGCTGAAGCGGGAGATGGCGCAGG GGCTGCTCCCTGAGGCCAAGAAGCCGCGGCTCCTGCACGGCACCTTGATCATGAAGGACAGT aATTTCCGGCTAGTGTCCTCAGAGCAAGCCCTCAAAGAGCTGGGCCTGGCTGAGCACCAGCTGCGCTTCACCTGCCGCGTGCACCTGCACGATACGCGCAAGGAGCAGGAGACTGCACTGCGTGTCTACAGCCACCTCAAGAG CATCCTGAAGGAGCACTGTGTGCAGCACCTCCCGGACGGCTCAGTGACGGTGGAGTCCATCCTGATCCAGGCCGCTGCCCCCTCCGAGGACCCAGGCACCAAGGTGCTGCTGGTCTCTTGGACCTACCAG GATGAGGAGCTGGGGAGCTTCCTCACGTCCCTGCTGAAGAAAGGCCTCCCCCAGGCTCCCAGCTGA
- the PUSL1 gene encoding tRNA pseudouridine synthase-like 1 isoform X1 has product MRKSVTVPRARAGDRLPRRWLGSAMGSAPAAGSVRARYLVYFQYVGTGFNGVAAVRGAQRAVGVQNYLEEAAERLNSVEPVRFTVSSRTDAGVHALSNAAHLDVQRRSGRPPFPPEVLTEALNTHLRHPAIRVLRAFRVPGDFHARHAATSRTYLYRLVTGCHRSDELPVFERNLCWALRADRLDVASMQEAAQHLLGTHDFSAFQSAGSPVPSPVRTLRRVSVSPGLAGPLVTPQESRKLQFWSLEFEGQSFLYRQVRRMTAVLVAVGLGALAPAQVKTILESQDPLGKHQTRLAPAHGLFLKSVLYGSLGKNSGPKNGSAVCPLTAEAQSSRGKAQPSCHLARQESGHCPTRESRGGVGGPGASNWRSEVPQGCSPSAQPALPWSWE; this is encoded by the exons ATGCGCAAGAGCGTGACCGTGCCGCGTGCGCGCGCCGGAGACCGCCTCCCGCGCCGCTGGCTGGGCTCGGCCATGGGTTCGGCGCCGGCCGCGGGCTCGGTGCGCGCGCGCTACCTCGTGTACTTCCAGTACGTGGGCACCGGCTTTAA CGGGGTGGCAGCCGTGAGGGGCGCCCAGCGCGCCGTCGGGGTCCAGAACTACCTGGAG GAGGCCGCCGAGCGGCTCAATTCCGTGGAGCCGGTCAGGTTCACCGTCTCCAGCCGCACAGACGCCGGGGTCCACGCCCTGAGCAACGCGGCGCACCTGGACGTCCAGCGCCGCTCCGGCCGGCCGCCCTTCCCGCCCGAGGTCCTGACCGAGGCCCTCAACACCCACCTGCGGCACCCGGCCATCAG GGTCCTGCGGGCCTTCCGAGTGCCCGGCGACTTCCACGCTCGCCACGCGGCCACGTCCCGGACCTACCTGTACCGCCTGGTCACTGGCTGTCACCGGTCTGACGAGCTGCCCGTGTTTGAACGCAACCTATGCTGGGCTCTCCGGGCAGA CCGCCTAGACGTGGCCTCCATGCAAGAAGCGGCCCAGCACCTCCTCGGCACACACGACTTCAGCGCCTTCCAGTCGGCCGGCAGCCCCGTACCAAGCCCCGTGCGGACACTGCGCCGTGTCTCCGTGTCCCCAGGCCTGGCCGGCCCCTTGGTCACCCCCCAGGAGAGCAG GAAGCTGCAGTTCTGGAGCCTAGAGTTTGAGGGCCAGTCCTTCCTGTATAGACAG GTACGGAGGATGACAGCTGTGCTGGTGGCTGTGGGGCTGGGGGCTTTGGCACCTGCCCAGGTGAAGACAATTTTGGAGAGCCAAGACCCCCTGGGCAAGCACCAGACACGCCTGGCCCCAGCCCACGGCTTATTCCTGAAGTCAGTTCTGTACGGGAGCCTTGGTAAGAACAGTGGGCCAAAGAACGGTTCTGCTGTATGCCCACTGACTGCTGAGGCCCAGTCCTCACGGGGGAAGGCACAGCCTTCCTGCCACCTGGCCAGGCAGGAATCTGGCCATTGCCCAACTAGAGAGtcaaggggtggggtgggggggccgGGAGCCAGTAACTGGAGGAGTGAAGTCCCCCAGGGTTGCAGCCCCTCagcccagcctgccctgccctggtCCTGGGAGTGA